One genomic region from Microcystis panniformis FACHB-1757 encodes:
- a CDS encoding sigma-70 family RNA polymerase sigma factor: MIEVITEKQTSVSDRELILKCQRGDRGAFRHLYRLYQPKIRSTLYQLCGQEFLEDFVQEVFLRVWHGLPKLRSPEYFSTWVYRITWNVAIDGRRQLAKRQMRMAKSTDQENSLDSESRPQDSPDLMQLHYEEVVRQGLEILSLEHRAVLVLHDLEDLPQKEIAQILEIPLGTVKSRLHYARKTMGQFLQKQGVL, from the coding sequence ATGATCGAGGTGATAACCGAGAAGCAAACAAGTGTGAGCGATCGAGAGTTAATTTTAAAATGTCAAAGGGGTGATAGGGGTGCTTTTCGTCACCTTTACCGTCTCTATCAACCAAAAATCCGCTCTACTCTCTATCAACTCTGTGGACAGGAATTCCTAGAGGATTTTGTCCAAGAGGTATTTTTAAGAGTGTGGCACGGGTTGCCGAAATTGCGTTCACCTGAATACTTTTCCACTTGGGTTTATCGGATCACCTGGAATGTGGCGATCGATGGTCGGCGACAATTAGCCAAAAGACAAATGAGGATGGCCAAAAGCACTGATCAGGAAAACTCCCTTGATAGCGAATCCCGTCCCCAAGATAGTCCCGATTTGATGCAACTGCATTATGAGGAAGTGGTCCGACAAGGGTTAGAAATTCTCAGTTTAGAACATCGCGCTGTCCTTGTCCTTCACGATCTAGAGGACTTACCCCAAAAGGAAATCGCTCAAATCTTAGAAATTCCCCTCGGTACGGTGAAATCACGTCTTCATTATGCGCGTAAAACCATGGGTCAATTTTTGCAAAAACAAGGAGTTCTCTAA
- a CDS encoding Uma2 family endonuclease, whose protein sequence is MIKAISFSGSEIIYPDSDGKPMADNTKQFRWIVTIKENLECLFADNDNVFIAGDLLWYPVEGDNKTCQAPDAMVVFGRPKGDRGSYKQWLENQIAPQVVFEILSPGNTKAEMRRKWQFYQRFGVEEYYLYDPDANYLQGWWRRGDQLEMIAAIDNWQSPLLQIRFQLESPQLAIFYPDGSRFLTTLEIKQKAELAEQQAQQERQRAELAEAKLARLEAQLRALGINLEES, encoded by the coding sequence ATGATCAAGGCGATATCTTTCTCTGGGTCGGAGATTATCTATCCCGATAGTGATGGTAAACCGATGGCCGATAATACCAAACAGTTTCGCTGGATTGTGACGATCAAGGAAAATCTCGAATGTTTATTCGCAGACAATGACAATGTGTTTATCGCCGGCGATCTGTTGTGGTATCCGGTCGAGGGGGATAATAAAACCTGTCAAGCGCCGGATGCTATGGTAGTGTTTGGCAGACCCAAGGGCGATCGAGGTTCCTATAAGCAATGGTTAGAAAACCAGATTGCGCCGCAGGTGGTCTTTGAAATTCTCTCTCCGGGCAACACTAAAGCGGAAATGCGCCGAAAATGGCAATTTTATCAGCGTTTTGGCGTAGAAGAATATTATCTCTATGATCCCGATGCTAATTATCTACAGGGTTGGTGGCGAAGGGGTGATCAATTGGAGATGATTGCCGCGATCGATAATTGGCAGAGTCCGCTTCTACAGATTCGTTTTCAACTGGAGAGTCCCCAGTTAGCTATTTTTTATCCCGATGGCTCGCGGTTTTTGACCACCCTAGAAATCAAGCAAAAAGCGGAATTAGCCGAACAGCAAGCCCAACAGGAACGTCAACGGGCCGAATTAGCTGAGGCAAAATTAGCCCGCTTAGAGGCGCAATTACGGGCCCTGGGGATTAATCTAGAGGAAAGCTAA
- a CDS encoding response regulator: protein MSNHKILVIDDSKVIRMHVRDMLPEGNFELLEAKDGLEGYHLIRTENPNLIILDFLLPKMSGWEVFQQIQTEDNLKSIPLVLMSGRKEEVVEKIPEPFPHFAFIEKPFDQKQLVQAIKEAMAKAKQYSPKPTVFSPKLEELTGDYGTDIQTLQSQIAQMQTEMETMKKQMSQLVAFIKKKLP, encoded by the coding sequence GTGTCAAATCATAAAATTCTCGTTATCGATGACAGTAAAGTGATCAGGATGCACGTTCGCGATATGTTACCAGAGGGTAACTTTGAATTACTCGAAGCTAAAGACGGATTAGAGGGCTATCATCTCATCCGTACCGAAAACCCGAATTTGATTATTTTGGACTTCCTTCTCCCGAAAATGAGCGGTTGGGAGGTGTTTCAGCAAATCCAAACCGAAGATAATCTCAAAAGTATCCCCCTAGTGTTAATGTCGGGACGGAAAGAGGAGGTAGTAGAGAAAATCCCCGAACCTTTCCCGCATTTTGCCTTTATTGAGAAGCCTTTCGACCAAAAACAATTGGTACAAGCGATTAAAGAAGCGATGGCTAAGGCCAAACAATATTCTCCGAAACCAACAGTTTTTAGCCCGAAACTAGAGGAACTCACCGGGGATTATGGCACCGATATTCAGACTCTCCAGTCCCAAATTGCCCAAATGCAAACAGAAATGGAAACTATGAAGAAACAAATGTCTCAATTAGTGGCTTTTATTAAGAAAAAACTGCCCTAG
- a CDS encoding NAD-dependent epimerase/dehydratase family protein codes for MRVLVIGGDGYCGWATALHLSNRGYEVGILDSLVRRYWDLQLGCDTLTPIAPISDRIQRWQDLTGKSIDLFVGDINDYDFLIQSLRQFQPDTIVHFGEQRSAPFSMIDREHAVLTQVNNVVGNLNILYAMKEEFPEAHLVKLGTMGEYGTPNIDIEEGYITIEHNGRKDTLPYPKQPGSMYHLSKVHDSHNIHFACRMWGLKATDLNQGVVYGVLTEETGMDEMLINRLDYDGVFGTALNRFCIQAAIGHPLTVYGKGGQTRGFLDIRDTVRCLELAIANPAQSGEFRVFNQFTELFSVGDLALMVKKAGSALGLNVEINNLDNPRIELEEHYFNAKNTKLLDLGLQPHYLSDSLLDSLLNFATKYKNRVDMNHILPKVTWKR; via the coding sequence ATGAGAGTTTTGGTTATTGGCGGAGACGGCTATTGTGGTTGGGCAACGGCACTCCATCTATCAAATAGAGGTTACGAAGTAGGCATACTTGATAGTTTAGTTCGTCGCTATTGGGACTTACAATTAGGCTGCGATACCTTAACACCGATCGCACCCATATCTGATCGGATTCAACGCTGGCAAGATCTAACGGGAAAATCGATCGATCTTTTTGTCGGGGATATTAATGACTACGACTTTTTGATTCAATCCCTGCGACAGTTTCAACCAGACACCATTGTTCACTTTGGAGAACAGAGATCTGCACCCTTCTCCATGATTGATCGCGAACACGCGGTTTTAACCCAAGTTAACAACGTGGTTGGCAATTTAAACATCCTCTACGCGATGAAAGAGGAATTTCCCGAAGCGCACCTAGTAAAACTGGGAACCATGGGTGAGTATGGCACACCTAATATAGATATTGAAGAAGGCTACATCACGATCGAACATAACGGTCGTAAGGATACTTTACCCTATCCCAAACAGCCCGGTAGTATGTACCATCTCAGCAAAGTCCACGATAGCCATAATATCCATTTTGCCTGTCGGATGTGGGGTTTAAAAGCTACAGATCTCAATCAAGGGGTGGTTTATGGAGTCCTCACCGAAGAGACAGGAATGGATGAGATGTTAATTAACCGTCTCGATTACGATGGGGTTTTTGGCACTGCTTTAAACCGTTTTTGTATTCAAGCGGCGATCGGTCATCCCCTGACAGTGTACGGTAAAGGTGGTCAAACGCGAGGATTTTTAGATATCCGCGATACCGTGCGTTGTTTGGAATTAGCGATCGCTAATCCTGCTCAATCGGGGGAATTTCGCGTTTTTAACCAATTTACCGAACTGTTTAGCGTCGGTGACTTGGCACTGATGGTGAAAAAAGCTGGTTCTGCGTTAGGGTTAAATGTGGAGATTAACAATCTTGACAACCCGCGCATCGAGTTAGAGGAACATTATTTTAACGCTAAAAACACAAAATTACTCGATCTAGGCCTACAACCTCACTATCTCTCCGATTCTCTCCTCGATTCCCTCTTGAACTTCGCCACCAAGTATAAAAATCGGGTAGATATGAATCATATCCTACCAAAGGTCACTTGGAAACGATAA
- a CDS encoding Spy/CpxP family protein refolding chaperone: MSLSTVSILGTTMALTLAANLAPSATVLSYPHDGLFIAQTSSPQRPESRRVNNSRERLIEQLNLTDDQKSKIAAIGQKYRGQMQKLRETMRSNQQELNSLLSNNASDREVRSKHQQISRNRQEMSNLQFESFLEIRQVLTPAQRTEFSQLMQQRRSNSRNRGRQ, from the coding sequence ATGTCCCTTTCTACTGTCTCGATTCTTGGCACGACCATGGCTTTAACTCTGGCCGCTAACCTGGCCCCAAGTGCCACTGTACTATCCTATCCCCACGATGGTCTATTTATTGCTCAAACTAGCTCTCCCCAGCGTCCTGAGAGTCGTCGAGTGAATAATTCTCGAGAAAGACTAATCGAACAATTAAACCTTACCGATGACCAAAAGTCGAAAATTGCCGCTATTGGTCAGAAATACCGGGGACAAATGCAAAAATTGCGAGAAACCATGAGAAGCAACCAACAAGAATTAAATAGTTTATTATCGAATAATGCCTCTGATCGAGAGGTCCGTTCTAAACATCAGCAAATATCTCGGAATCGCCAAGAAATGAGTAACCTGCAATTTGAAAGTTTTTTGGAAATTCGCCAAGTGTTAACTCCCGCTCAAAGAACGGAATTTTCCCAGTTAATGCAGCAACGTCGCTCTAATTCCCGCAATCGCGGACGACAATAA
- a CDS encoding polysaccharide deacetylase family protein produces MRWQARQKSSFSFLPLYGFLAFIVTCLIIWAISLYPRSNALVGGDSLPAPFREFQLECADYVRENSSFKDISRVFDCKTYKNLSDRVIVPLSLQKNDISLDNWPNNSATAIELAPWPEIHPRAQETKVPILMYHDILPEKEVFFDVTPAELEAHFQFLQEIGATPISIDWLISHLRTGIPLPDKPVLLTFDDGYGGHYQYVYPLLRKYNYPAVFSIYINKMTQKTGRTSVTWQQLQEMAADPLVQIVSHSVSHPRDLRLLSDADLEQEVKQSKQILEKELGIPINYFTYPEGKADDRVKEFVKKAGYRAALSMNDLDEHFAGQSPDLLTIGRFGQSRTREVVPQAWGGDPLPRRDGGFNFATTIQKREVEFPTNTLVLISGGIPKTIHADSRYQVEEIIASTEAIAAVDGGFFSLKELDSNQMIGPVLSQNGGFIPGYEGEIDKLEGRPLVIITDQWVRYLPFDRARHNTLEGIAAEAGDDLKVTDAFVAAAWLVKDGQPQPRESFGTLYGFDALRHRAFWGINQAGQPVIGVSREPIDSMALGELLVQAGFRDAVMLDSGASTSLAYQGQSQVHYTPRPVPHVVALFPPTETYIVPISHVGIPCVIFTDSCAAGS; encoded by the coding sequence ATGCGTTGGCAAGCTCGGCAAAAATCTTCCTTTTCTTTCCTTCCCCTATACGGATTTTTGGCATTTATCGTCACTTGTCTGATTATTTGGGCAATTTCTCTCTATCCTCGTTCTAATGCTCTGGTGGGGGGTGATTCTCTCCCCGCACCTTTTAGGGAGTTTCAACTGGAATGCGCGGATTATGTCCGAGAAAATAGTTCTTTTAAGGATATATCGAGAGTTTTTGATTGTAAAACCTATAAAAACCTATCCGATCGCGTGATTGTTCCCCTATCTCTCCAAAAAAACGATATTAGTCTCGATAATTGGCCAAATAACTCGGCAACAGCGATCGAATTAGCCCCCTGGCCGGAAATTCATCCCCGCGCTCAAGAGACAAAAGTACCGATTTTAATGTATCACGACATTTTACCGGAAAAAGAGGTATTCTTTGACGTTACCCCCGCCGAATTAGAGGCACATTTTCAGTTTTTGCAGGAAATCGGGGCAACTCCTATCAGTATCGATTGGTTAATTTCCCATCTGCGGACAGGGATCCCCCTTCCCGATAAACCGGTTTTATTGACTTTTGATGATGGTTATGGGGGACATTACCAGTATGTCTATCCTTTATTGAGAAAATATAACTATCCTGCTGTTTTCTCGATTTATATCAATAAAATGACTCAAAAAACTGGCAGAACCAGTGTCACTTGGCAACAACTCCAGGAAATGGCCGCCGATCCTCTAGTACAGATTGTCTCCCATAGTGTTAGTCATCCCCGGGATTTAAGATTATTGTCCGATGCAGATTTGGAGCAAGAAGTCAAGCAATCGAAACAAATCTTAGAAAAAGAATTGGGCATTCCGATTAATTATTTCACCTATCCGGAAGGGAAGGCGGACGATCGAGTGAAGGAATTCGTCAAAAAAGCGGGTTATCGGGCGGCTTTATCGATGAATGACCTCGATGAGCATTTTGCGGGACAATCCCCCGATTTACTCACGATTGGACGCTTTGGGCAATCACGCACGCGAGAAGTTGTACCGCAAGCTTGGGGGGGTGATCCCTTACCCCGTAGGGATGGCGGTTTTAACTTTGCCACCACCATCCAAAAACGGGAAGTGGAATTTCCAACCAATACACTTGTATTGATTAGTGGCGGGATTCCCAAAACCATCCACGCTGATAGTCGTTATCAAGTGGAGGAAATTATCGCCAGTACAGAAGCGATCGCAGCCGTGGATGGCGGTTTTTTCTCTCTCAAGGAATTGGACTCAAATCAGATGATCGGTCCGGTTTTAAGCCAAAATGGCGGCTTTATCCCGGGATATGAGGGAGAAATCGACAAGTTAGAGGGTCGTCCTTTAGTAATCATTACCGATCAATGGGTGCGTTATCTTCCCTTTGATCGGGCCCGTCATAATACCCTAGAAGGAATCGCAGCGGAGGCTGGAGATGATCTCAAGGTTACGGATGCTTTTGTCGCGGCCGCTTGGTTAGTCAAAGATGGACAACCACAACCGCGGGAATCCTTTGGTACACTTTACGGTTTTGATGCCCTGCGTCACCGGGCTTTTTGGGGGATTAATCAGGCAGGACAGCCAGTTATCGGGGTTTCCAGAGAGCCGATCGATTCGATGGCTTTGGGAGAATTATTAGTACAGGCAGGTTTTCGGGACGCAGTGATGTTAGACTCAGGAGCAAGCACCTCCCTCGCTTATCAAGGTCAATCGCAAGTGCATTATACTCCCCGTCCCGTTCCCCACGTTGTCGCTTTATTTCCCCCCACAGAAACCTATATTGTTCCCATTAGTCATGTGGGGATTCCCTGCGTAATTTTCACCGATTCCTGTGCTGCGGGGAGTTAG